The following nucleotide sequence is from Austwickia chelonae.
TGGCCGCCGCCAAGCATTCTCACATTGGTGAAGGAGAGCACCACGGTGTTGATCGCCGGGAAGATGCTGAAGACCACCAGGAGGATCAGCGCAGGCAGGATCATCACCCATGGGGCATACCAGCGGTGAAAACGCATCCGTGCGTCCTTTTCTTGATTTCAGGATCAGTAGTTGAGCAGCGAGTTCGCTTTCTGGACGGCGTTGTCGACGGCTTGTTGTGCCGTGATCCGTCCGGTCATCGCATCGGCGATCTGCTGGTCCAGGTATTTCTCCATCGGGTTGCTCCACAGCGGAGGAGCCGGGATCTTCGCGTTCGACAGGGATTTCCAGGCCATGACGGTGGCGTCTTGGTGGGCGCTGCCGTCGGAGCGGGAGAAGATCTCGTCGCTGTTCTTCCCCTTCGATCCGGGGAAGTAGCCTTTGGCCTTCGTCTTCGTGGTGAAATTGATCTGGTTCTCGTCATTGGTGACGAATTTTGCGAAGGCCAGTGCCGCCTTGGCGTTCTTGGACTTGGCGTTCACCGACAAGGCTTGGGCCCACAGGGGTGGATTTCCGATCGCCGGGGCGGCCACGATCTTCGGCGAGAGGATCGGGTTGGTCTCGCCGACCTTCTCGATGAAGCTGCCGCCAGCCGTCGTCCAGGCGACCTGTTCCTTCTTGAACATCTCGGAGTTGCCCTGGTATTCGCTGGTCAGGATGCCTTTCGGCATATATCCGGCTTGGTAGGCCTTGGTGTATTTTTCGACGACCTCAGCTGCGGCTGGGGTGTTGAAGACGAATTTCTTCTGCTCCTCGTCCATGATCGGAACGCCCGCACCGGCGATATCGGCGATATTGGGCTTACGGCTCATCATGGTGATTTCGCCGCCGGTCTTCTCGTGCATCTGCGCGGCCTGCGCGATCAGGTCGTCGAGGGTCTTCGGCGGGTTGGTTTTCGGGTCGAGGCCAGCCTTGGTCATCAACTCGGTGTTGAAGAAGTTCGCGTCGGTTCCCAAATACCAGGGGAGGCCGAAGGTGCCGCTTGGTGAGCGGTAGGTGTAAGCGCCCAGGCCTGCCTTCTGATATGTCTTCTCGATGTCCGGTATGGACTTTTTGACGTCGAGCAGAGCCCCTGCTTTGGCGGCACTGTAGGCGATGTCCGGAGGCAGGTTGACGACATCGGGAAGATTGCCCGAGGTGATCTGGCTGGCGACCTTGTCGGAGTATCCTTCGCCGGGCTGGTCGATCCAGTTGACTTTGACCTTGGGGTTCTTGGTTTCGAAGTCCTTGATGAGGGCGTCGAAATATTCCTTGAAGTTCGATTTGAGTGACCACGACTGGAAGGACACCTCACCGCTCAGCTCACCTGAGGTGTCGATGGCTCTGTCCGATTGGCTCTGATCGTTCGACCCAAGGCCACAGCTGGAGACGAGGGCGACGGTGACGGCCAGTGCGAGGGCGCGGGGGCGCATGCTCATTCTCGATCTTCTCCCCTATGAGAAGTTCCGGGTTCTCTTCGAGTGAGTTTACGCATTTCCCTGCCGGAGGAGAACCGGTTTAGATTTTTTGACTATGTACTGAGCGGTTATGGCTGTCAAGGGGTTCGGCGCTGTGACACGATTCAGCCCATGGGGAGGGTGACCATCAACGACGTTGCTCGACAGGCAGGGGTCTCCAAGAGCTCTGCCTCATTTGCGCTCAACGGTCGGCCGGGGATCTCCGAGGCCACTCGGGCTCGGGTGCTCGAAGCAGCGGCTGCTCTGGGCTGGCAGCCGCATTCGGCTGCTCGAGCGCTCTCCCACTCCAGGGCGGACATGGTCGGCCTGGTGTTCTCCCGGCCGGCCCGGACCCTCGGGGTCGAGCCGTTCTTCGGGCAGATCCTCTCCGGGCTCCAGGAGGGATTGCGGGGACAGTCGATGGGGCTCCAACTGGCTGTGGTCGACGGGCACGAGGACGAGATCGAGCTCTATCGGCGATGGTGGGGTGGTCGGCGGGTCGACGGGGTCGTCCTGGTCGACGTCCACGAGCAGGACTCGCGGATATCTGCCGTGCGCACATTGGGGCTCCCCGCCGTGGTGATCGGTGCAGATGCCGACGAATGTGAAGGTATGGCAGCGATTCCCGCGGATGACGAGGGTGCTATGACCCGGATCCTCGACTATCTCGCCGCGTTGGGGCATCGCCGCATCGCGCACGTGGCCGGTCTGGCGACATTGCGGCACACCCGCAGGCGGATCGCGGCGGTTGCGCTGGCACGGGAGCGATTGGACCTGGAGAGCGCGGAATCGTTGTCGACGGACTTCTCCGATGTCCAAGGAGCCGACGCCACCCGGGAGTTGCTCAGTCGACATCACACTCGGCCCACGGCGATCGTCTACGACAGCGACCTGATGGCGGTCTCCGGGATGGGCGTTGCCCATGAAATGGGTTTCAGTGTTCCTCAGGAGCTCTCGCTGGTGTCCTTCGACGACTCGGTGTTGG
It contains:
- a CDS encoding extracellular solute-binding protein, which gives rise to MSMRPRALALAVTVALVSSCGLGSNDQSQSDRAIDTSGELSGEVSFQSWSLKSNFKEYFDALIKDFETKNPKVKVNWIDQPGEGYSDKVASQITSGNLPDVVNLPPDIAYSAAKAGALLDVKKSIPDIEKTYQKAGLGAYTYRSPSGTFGLPWYLGTDANFFNTELMTKAGLDPKTNPPKTLDDLIAQAAQMHEKTGGEITMMSRKPNIADIAGAGVPIMDEEQKKFVFNTPAAAEVVEKYTKAYQAGYMPKGILTSEYQGNSEMFKKEQVAWTTAGGSFIEKVGETNPILSPKIVAAPAIGNPPLWAQALSVNAKSKNAKAALAFAKFVTNDENQINFTTKTKAKGYFPGSKGKNSDEIFSRSDGSAHQDATVMAWKSLSNAKIPAPPLWSNPMEKYLDQQIADAMTGRITAQQAVDNAVQKANSLLNY
- a CDS encoding LacI family DNA-binding transcriptional regulator; the encoded protein is MGRVTINDVARQAGVSKSSASFALNGRPGISEATRARVLEAAAALGWQPHSAARALSHSRADMVGLVFSRPARTLGVEPFFGQILSGLQEGLRGQSMGLQLAVVDGHEDEIELYRRWWGGRRVDGVVLVDVHEQDSRISAVRTLGLPAVVIGADADECEGMAAIPADDEGAMTRILDYLAALGHRRIAHVAGLATLRHTRRRIAAVALARERLDLESAESLSTDFSDVQGADATRELLSRHHTRPTAIVYDSDLMAVSGMGVAHEMGFSVPQELSLVSFDDSVLARSIHPAMTALHRDVFALGRLAAQALLQEIAEPGKSLVFPAERPRMVVRKSTTSPASTAGAEPVLP